The Catenuloplanes niger genome includes a window with the following:
- a CDS encoding metallopeptidase family protein codes for MPATVPLARTKAEIFDDLVLDTVESLERRYAKELAGVEFAVEDVPPDLNVYDSDVLEDGEVPLARLLPGRPGRQEVPPRIVLYRRPLEFRAMDREDLADLVHDVIIEQVANLLGVDPDELSS; via the coding sequence GTGCCCGCCACCGTGCCGCTGGCCCGCACCAAGGCGGAGATCTTCGACGACCTGGTGCTGGACACGGTCGAGAGCCTGGAGCGGCGGTACGCGAAGGAGCTGGCCGGCGTCGAGTTCGCGGTCGAGGACGTGCCGCCGGATCTGAACGTCTACGACAGCGACGTGCTGGAGGACGGCGAGGTGCCGCTGGCCCGGCTGCTGCCCGGCCGACCCGGCCGGCAGGAGGTGCCGCCGCGGATCGTGCTCTACCGCCGGCCGCTGGAGTTCCGCGCGATGGACCGCGAGGACCTGGCCGACCTGGTGCACGACGTGATCATCGAGCAGGTGGCGAACCTGCTCGGTGTCGACCCGGACGAGCTCTCCTCGTAA
- a CDS encoding WhiB family transcriptional regulator: protein MDGQVEVADLLGDAPEWQERALCSQTDPEAFFPEKGGSTREAKRICGRCEVKGECLEYALGHDERFGIWGGLSERERRKLKRRAA, encoded by the coding sequence ATGGACGGCCAAGTGGAAGTGGCCGACCTGCTCGGGGACGCGCCGGAGTGGCAGGAGCGGGCACTGTGCTCGCAGACCGACCCGGAGGCGTTCTTCCCCGAGAAGGGGGGATCGACGCGGGAGGCGAAGCGGATCTGTGGCCGCTGCGAGGTCAAGGGCGAGTGCCTGGAGTACGCGCTCGGCCACGACGAGCGGTTCGGCATCTGGGGCGGGCTCTCCGAGCGGGAGCGTCGCAAGCTCAAGCGCCGCGCGGCCTGA
- a CDS encoding immune inhibitor A domain-containing protein, whose protein sequence is MARSHVVRGAAAAIVAIPLVAMVPAQPAAAEPGGTIEPYASDMRVLDQDRVKTYKLDDAVSTQARRSAPVTTAAATPPVGTVRQWLALDDAAGQYYFKDYTLRGVGEKIEVWVANDTAFPEGDCRNPTGATVVTDEQVNALVTEFDTNIYPKETAAFSTPPDRDGTNATLPGRDFTGDGDKTVTLVDNVRDDNFYDFPAASTYIAGFFSTAINNYTDRNVQTIDAFDWAHRTGANPPNEPTDDVCTSRPARPRAYEGTFAHEWQHLLLSYVDPDESTWVNEGLSDYAQFLVGYSNTAATVYESGQDGHLVCFQGFGPVQTDFNTNPRDCGGPENSLTLWGESPNPAAVLADYGNAYEFMQFLHDRYGPDFLTALHRDADLQGLASVAALAKKEGVKDIYQLIHDYQSMVLLDKIVGGRWGVSLGVPKSRVTSASLTSTVNLANPTANATPGAAPNGADYVLLQDRNGRALKGKDLRSVQFTGAATLPTQPLQWTIVNDDPDRPGNPVLFSGNENNTDASAVFESTVPAASPTLTFLAKYGAEADYDYGYVSVSTDGGKTYTIIPGDRTVDAPLGPGLNGTTDGFEPHSYDLSAYAGQSVLISIRYVSDGGVNEGGLLVDDIAVGGTPVSDGSSLDPFDSPSEVSPTPVDNWNVKLIGIDEKLGVSWQFEYDGKNSLKLGQLSTLLLAAFPKVVAVVAYDEPTEQIQQYAPYTLTVNGVLQPGGAPLS, encoded by the coding sequence ATGGCACGCAGCCATGTGGTCCGGGGAGCGGCGGCCGCGATCGTGGCCATCCCGCTCGTGGCAATGGTTCCGGCGCAACCTGCGGCGGCCGAGCCCGGCGGGACGATCGAGCCCTACGCCAGTGACATGCGGGTGCTGGACCAGGACAGAGTCAAGACCTACAAGCTCGACGACGCCGTCTCGACGCAGGCCCGGCGGAGCGCACCGGTCACCACCGCGGCGGCCACGCCGCCGGTCGGCACGGTTCGCCAGTGGCTGGCACTGGACGACGCCGCGGGTCAGTACTACTTCAAGGACTACACGCTTCGCGGCGTGGGCGAGAAGATCGAGGTCTGGGTCGCCAACGACACCGCCTTCCCCGAGGGCGACTGCCGTAACCCGACCGGCGCGACCGTGGTGACGGACGAGCAGGTCAACGCGCTGGTGACCGAGTTCGACACGAACATCTACCCGAAGGAGACGGCGGCGTTCAGCACGCCGCCGGACCGCGACGGGACGAACGCGACGCTGCCCGGCCGCGACTTCACCGGCGACGGCGACAAGACCGTCACGCTGGTGGACAACGTCCGGGACGACAACTTCTACGACTTCCCGGCCGCCAGCACGTACATTGCCGGCTTCTTCTCCACGGCGATCAACAACTACACCGACCGCAACGTCCAGACCATCGACGCGTTCGACTGGGCGCACCGCACCGGTGCGAACCCGCCGAACGAGCCGACCGACGACGTCTGCACCAGCCGCCCGGCCCGGCCGCGCGCCTACGAGGGCACGTTCGCCCACGAGTGGCAGCACCTGCTGCTGTCCTACGTGGACCCGGACGAGTCGACCTGGGTTAACGAGGGCCTGTCCGACTACGCGCAGTTCCTGGTGGGCTACTCGAACACGGCTGCGACCGTGTACGAGTCCGGTCAGGACGGTCACCTGGTCTGCTTCCAGGGCTTCGGCCCGGTGCAAACCGACTTCAACACCAACCCGCGTGACTGCGGCGGTCCGGAGAACTCGCTCACCCTCTGGGGCGAGAGCCCGAACCCGGCCGCGGTGCTCGCCGACTACGGCAACGCGTACGAGTTCATGCAGTTCCTGCACGACCGGTACGGTCCGGACTTCCTGACCGCGCTGCACCGGGACGCGGACCTGCAGGGCCTGGCCAGCGTGGCCGCGCTGGCGAAGAAGGAGGGCGTCAAGGACATCTACCAGCTGATCCACGACTACCAGTCGATGGTGCTGCTGGACAAGATCGTCGGCGGCCGGTGGGGTGTCTCGCTCGGCGTCCCGAAGAGCCGGGTCACCAGCGCCAGCCTGACCTCCACGGTCAACCTGGCCAACCCGACCGCGAACGCGACGCCCGGCGCCGCACCCAACGGTGCCGACTACGTGCTGCTGCAGGACCGCAACGGCCGGGCGCTGAAGGGCAAGGATCTCCGCTCGGTGCAGTTCACCGGCGCGGCGACGCTGCCCACCCAGCCGCTGCAGTGGACGATCGTGAACGACGACCCGGACCGCCCGGGCAACCCGGTGCTGTTCTCCGGCAACGAGAACAACACCGACGCGTCCGCCGTGTTCGAGTCGACGGTTCCGGCCGCGTCCCCGACGCTGACCTTCCTCGCGAAGTACGGCGCCGAGGCCGACTACGACTACGGGTACGTCTCCGTGTCGACGGACGGCGGCAAGACGTACACGATCATCCCGGGTGACCGGACCGTCGACGCCCCGCTCGGCCCCGGCCTGAACGGCACCACCGACGGCTTCGAGCCGCACAGCTACGACCTGTCGGCCTACGCCGGCCAGTCGGTGCTGATCAGCATCCGGTACGTCTCCGACGGCGGCGTCAACGAGGGCGGTCTGCTCGTCGACGACATCGCGGTCGGCGGCACGCCGGTCAGCGACGGCTCCAGCCTCGACCCGTTCGACTCGCCGTCCGAGGTCTCCCCGACCCCGGTCGACAACTGGAACGTCAAGCTGATCGGCATCGACGAGAAGCTCGGCGTCTCCTGGCAGTTCGAGTACGACGGGAAGAACTCGCTGAAGCTCGGCCAGCTCTCCACCCTGCTGCTCGCCGCCTTCCCGAAGGTGGTCGCGGTCGTCGCCTACGACGAGCCCACCGAGCAGATCCAGCAGTACGCGCCGTACACCCTCACGGTGAACGGCGTGCTTCAGCCGGGCGGCGCGCCGCTCTCCTGA
- a CDS encoding DUF3499 domain-containing protein, whose product MRSPRRCSRNGCPRQAVATLTYVYTESTAVVGPLSAFAEPHTYDLCEPHARSLTAPRGWELVRHEGEFTPPPPTTDDLVALAEAVREAARPVQPRPEDYEQKPAPGQPGPQTGRRGHLRVIPPA is encoded by the coding sequence GTGAGGTCACCACGGCGTTGCTCCCGAAACGGCTGCCCCCGGCAGGCCGTAGCGACGTTGACCTATGTCTACACGGAATCCACGGCCGTGGTCGGCCCGCTCTCCGCATTCGCCGAGCCGCACACCTACGACCTGTGCGAGCCGCATGCCCGCAGCCTGACCGCGCCGCGCGGCTGGGAGCTGGTCCGGCACGAGGGCGAGTTCACGCCGCCGCCGCCCACCACGGACGATCTGGTCGCGCTGGCCGAGGCGGTGCGCGAGGCGGCCCGGCCGGTGCAGCCGCGCCCGGAGGATTACGAGCAGAAGCCCGCACCGGGGCAGCCCGGCCCGCAGACCGGGCGTCGCGGGCACCTGCGCGTCATCCCGCCGGCCTGA